The following proteins come from a genomic window of Flavobacterium crocinum:
- a CDS encoding Ig-like domain-containing protein: MRNFTFNQSKFFRLIFLVFSLLFINYNASAQFFTKHYIAPAPWQYFSRANEIVIATNSTSPVTFTITKSDGSAVSLTKDGTTISSSSLTTVKGAPAVYRFVGDPNTAALTYNSAGTVYNDRGIIVTSTTNSGAISVNLRNIASDAIGQGGDSHIKGNASLTSFGDAGIGVEFRVGYYRNVGSTDQDKPFYSVMAINNNTQVKLNGSVITTLGAGQSYLFNAAIGSLVESSGPVVMNTGVRIDTPLACGDGTFDQLPPTSVLGKEYFLERGKGNDVAEQTTIVATRDNTVVTINTYNATNGNEVGTPVTVNLNAGGFHTFQNGIAGTQLSASRIVANNNVAVYSGTADKCEVDVSTIAPVSACGGSVFVETSTFKGYNNASLDYFGYVLLQSQTATVFLNSANLETTMQTTRRQLGNTGWYIIDFNRDKIGNPNTISLNSSAKLTVSIAQQGDGYSMAAFFSNFAQQPSAPKETYIGVAGCLKQSATLTTDPGFAPYVWRYNGTVISGQVLNSITVTKTGTYTVTSTLSCGVSSQSTPITVTLCSDVAVENKVNVSSQCVGSNVVFTVTAKNLGPSNAEGVSVTDKLPSGYTYVSSVAPTGTTYDSSTGVWTISGLDSGASAVLTITGTVKDSGTYANTATITSSNVDDPTGNNTATATVTANALPVAATLSTNSPVCSGSNAIFTISGTQGNVVTYTGAASGTTTIGTDGKATVTISNVTANSTLNLTNVSNGTCNRALSVTGTVMVNPLPAAPSISAGGATTFCSGGSVVLTSSASSGHQWYKDGVAITGETNKTYAATATGSYTVTTNNGTCTSAQSASLSVTVNPTPSAPTVAAQTFCSSENKTIADLASLGASYKWYSASTGGSALAGTTVLATGTYYVSQTSSGCESTRASVSVTVNATPSAPTVAAQTFCSSENKTIADLASLGASYKWYSASTGGSALAGTTVLATGTYYVSQTSSGCESTRASVSVTVNATPSAPTVAAQTFCSSENKTIADLASLGASYKWYSASTGGSALAGTTVLATGTYYVSQISSGCESTRASVSVTVNATPSAPTVAAQTFCSSENKTIADLASLGASYKWYSASTGGSALAGTTVLATGTYYVSQTSSGCESTRASVSVTVNATPSAPTVAAQTFCSSENKTIADLASLGASYKWYSASTGGSALAGTTVLATGTYYVSQTSSGCESTRASVSVTVNATPSAPTVAAQTFCSSENKTIADLASLGASYKWYSASTGGSALAGTTVLATGTYYVSQSSNGCESTRASVSVTITTNPVKPILGSINQPTCSIFTGNFTITNYNSSYTYTISPNGATLNKATGVVTATKGIYKVTATLNSCASEISDEVGINSILCANADPFGTKTSGATTVTVGNVKTNDTLNGVAVTADNTTVTPKTDGVLSVDAAGVVTLAANAPSGSYSIVYEICELNTTNCKTATATVDVVNGLVANADPFGTKTSGATAVTVGNVKTNDTLNGVAVTADNTTVTPKTDGVLSVDAAGVVTLAANAPSGSYSIEYTICELNTTNCKTATATVDVVNGLVANADPFGTKTSGATAVTVGNVKTNDTLNGVAVTADNTTVTPKTDGVLSVDAAGVVTLAANAPSGSYSIVYQICELNTTNCKTATATVDVANTLVANADPFGTKTSGATAVTVGNVKTNDTLNGVAVTADNTTVTPKTDGVLSVDAAGVVTLAANAPSGSYSIVYEICELNTTNFKTATATVDVVNGLVANADPFGTKTSGATTVTVGNVKTNDTLNGVAVTADNTTVTPKTDGVLSVDAAGVVTLAANAPSGSYSIEYTICELNTTNCKTATATVDVVNGLVANADPFGTKTSGATAVTVGNVKTNDTLNGVAVTADNTTVTPKTDGVLSVDAAGVVTLAANAPSGSYSIVYEICELNTTNCKTATATVDVVNGLVANADPFGNKTSGAAAVTVGNVKTNDTLNEVAVTADNTTVTPKTDGVLSVDAAGVVTLAANAPSGSYSIEYTICELNTTNCKTATATVDVVNGLVANADPFGTKTSGATAVTVGNVKTNDTLNGVAVTADNTTVTPKTDGVLSVDAAGVVTLAANAPSGSYSIVYEICELNTTNCKTATATVDVVNGLVANADPFGTKTSGATAVTVGNVKTNDTLNGVAVTADNTTVTPKTDGVLSVDAAGVVTLVANAPSGSYSIVYQICELNATNCKTATATVDVANTLVANADPFGTKTSGATAVTVGNVKTNDTLNGVAVTADNTTVTPKTDGVLSVDAAGVVTLAANAPSGSYSIVYEICELNTTNCKTATATVDVVNEIKAVKETTTAINGSIGGTTIALTTNDTLNENPVSIGSNSGQVSISIVGTLPTGLTLNANGTITVAPNTPAANYNVEYTICEVGANPVNCSSVISVIPVTAGDLVANPDTVASVTGSNIPQTLGVNVLDNDTKNGVKLNPADVILTESTPDPKGYLVLNPDGTVTLGANAPAGDYELTYTICEKLNTDNCKSNTVTVTVKAPTIDAVTETTVSINGNTGGTTASLTTNDTLDGKSFVVGTNPGEVTISIVGTLPTGLTLNANGTITVAPNTPKGNYNVEYRICDNNNSGNCDTVTSVVPVTAGDLVANPDTVASVTGSNTPQTLGVNVLDNDTKNGVKLNPADVILTESTPDPKGYLVLNPDGTVTLGANAPAGDYELTYTICEKLNTDNCKSNTVKVTVKAPVIDAVGETLSPSINGSIGGTTADSVIGNDTLNGSPVVIGTLAGQVKLTAVNVPAGLTLNADGTVTVAENTPSGVYDVAYRICEITNPSNCDDAISKVAVNNGVLVANSDDIPSVTPSNTGKNLGVNIFTNDTKNGQPLSPSDVTLTVSKPDSKGYLTVDSDGNVTLGANAPVGDYELTYTICEKLNPDNCSSNTVRVTVNTLIIDAVGETLTPSIIGSIGGTTTSSVIENDTLNGSPAVIGTLDGQVKLTPINVPAGLTLNANGTVTVAVNTPSGIYNVEYSICENTNPSNCDTAISKVAVNNGTLIANADTIPSVKVSNTTQNLGVNIFTNDTKNGTALNPSDVNLTISMPDPKGYLTVNPDGTVSLGANAPAGDYELTYTICEKLNSDNCSSNTVRITVESNLVANLDSVPSAVGINTPQTLINVFANDTKDGNALVPSDVILTTTVPDSKGYLTLDANGNAILAPNAPAGDYELTYSICDKLNTSNCSTNVVKVTVKAPILNTIIANNDEDGPIDVKKGMNATINIFANDLLNGVRPNASDVVLTTVVTNPNVTLNADGTVSIAPNTPNGVYNVTYQICEAANTSNCSQSALVKVTVVNSVDPTNPEPPAPNKITLVDDTNISVDGINGDLEFVNVLANDLINGQPINPADVIVKPLTTDNYFEWNADGTVSVKPNTLGKTYTITYQVCEKADPSNCSTAVLTVFVEVPAIAVIKTATLNDENKDGFANAGETITYKFTVTNTGNVPLTGITINDPLPGVVVSGQAIDLAVNASNETNFIAVYKITQDDINKKSVTNQAIAKGSSVRGVVVEDKSDDSTNSGDNPTVINLDGCTIEVLKAFSPNGDGKNERFYIRGIECYPDNTVEIYNRWGVLVFSIDQYNNNDKAFRGYSNGRSTIKQTEGLPVGTYFYILKYKDNANAPQQKSGYLYINK, from the coding sequence ATGCGTAACTTTACTTTTAATCAGTCTAAATTTTTTAGACTAATTTTTCTTGTTTTTTCTTTGTTATTCATTAATTATAATGCTTCAGCTCAGTTTTTTACGAAACATTATATTGCTCCAGCACCATGGCAATATTTTAGTAGGGCAAATGAAATTGTTATTGCTACTAATTCTACAAGCCCTGTTACTTTTACTATAACAAAAAGTGACGGTAGTGCTGTAAGTTTGACAAAAGATGGTACAACAATTAGTTCATCTTCTCTTACTACTGTAAAAGGAGCTCCTGCAGTTTATAGATTTGTTGGAGATCCTAATACTGCCGCTTTAACTTATAATAGTGCTGGTACTGTTTATAATGATAGAGGTATAATAGTTACAAGTACTACTAATAGCGGAGCTATTTCTGTAAATTTAAGAAATATTGCATCCGATGCTATTGGACAAGGTGGAGATTCTCATATTAAGGGAAATGCCTCATTAACTAGTTTTGGTGATGCTGGCATTGGTGTAGAATTTAGAGTGGGGTATTATAGGAATGTTGGATCAACTGATCAGGATAAACCTTTCTATAGTGTAATGGCTATTAATAATAATACACAAGTAAAATTAAATGGAAGTGTAATAACAACATTAGGAGCTGGACAAAGTTATTTATTTAATGCAGCAATTGGTTCTTTAGTTGAATCATCTGGACCAGTTGTAATGAATACAGGAGTAAGAATAGATACACCTTTAGCTTGTGGAGATGGAACTTTTGATCAACTACCTCCAACATCTGTTTTAGGTAAGGAATATTTTCTTGAAAGAGGAAAAGGTAATGATGTTGCAGAGCAAACAACTATTGTCGCAACCAGAGATAATACTGTAGTAACGATAAATACTTACAATGCTACGAATGGTAATGAAGTAGGAACGCCAGTAACAGTAAACCTTAATGCAGGTGGATTTCATACTTTTCAAAACGGAATTGCAGGTACACAGCTTTCTGCTTCAAGAATTGTAGCAAATAACAACGTTGCAGTTTATTCAGGTACGGCAGATAAGTGTGAAGTTGATGTTTCGACAATTGCTCCCGTATCGGCTTGCGGAGGATCTGTTTTTGTAGAAACCTCGACTTTTAAAGGATATAATAATGCTTCATTAGATTATTTTGGTTATGTATTATTGCAAAGCCAAACGGCTACTGTTTTTCTAAATTCGGCTAATTTAGAGACCACGATGCAGACTACTCGACGTCAGTTAGGTAACACAGGTTGGTATATAATTGATTTTAATAGAGATAAAATAGGGAATCCTAATACAATTTCTCTTAATAGTTCTGCAAAACTAACCGTTTCCATAGCACAGCAGGGAGATGGATATTCTATGGCTGCATTTTTCTCGAATTTTGCACAACAGCCCTCAGCTCCCAAAGAAACTTATATTGGGGTAGCTGGTTGTCTAAAACAATCAGCGACATTAACTACAGATCCTGGTTTTGCACCATATGTGTGGCGTTATAATGGTACAGTTATTTCAGGGCAAGTTTTAAATTCTATAACAGTTACTAAAACAGGAACTTATACTGTAACATCAACATTGTCTTGTGGTGTTAGTTCGCAATCTACTCCTATTACAGTTACGCTTTGTAGTGATGTTGCAGTGGAAAATAAGGTGAATGTTTCCAGCCAGTGTGTTGGATCAAATGTTGTTTTTACTGTAACGGCTAAAAATTTAGGGCCATCCAACGCAGAAGGTGTTTCAGTAACAGATAAACTTCCTTCAGGGTATACTTATGTTTCTTCAGTAGCTCCAACTGGAACTACTTATGACAGCAGTACTGGAGTTTGGACGATTTCTGGTCTAGATAGTGGAGCAAGTGCCGTTCTTACGATAACTGGAACAGTTAAAGATTCTGGAACTTATGCCAATACAGCAACAATTACATCATCTAATGTGGATGATCCTACAGGTAATAATACTGCTACAGCGACAGTAACAGCCAATGCTTTACCAGTTGCAGCTACACTTAGTACAAATAGTCCTGTATGTTCAGGCTCGAATGCTATTTTTACAATATCAGGGACGCAAGGAAATGTTGTTACTTATACAGGAGCTGCTTCTGGAACCACTACAATAGGAACTGATGGAAAGGCTACAGTTACAATATCAAATGTAACTGCCAATTCTACTTTAAATCTAACAAATGTTAGTAATGGGACTTGTAATCGTGCGCTATCGGTTACTGGTACAGTTATGGTAAATCCATTACCTGCAGCACCTTCGATCTCAGCAGGCGGAGCAACAACATTCTGTTCAGGTGGCAGTGTTGTACTGACATCATCAGCATCGTCAGGGCACCAGTGGTATAAAGACGGAGTTGCCATTACAGGTGAAACTAACAAAACATACGCAGCAACGGCGACTGGTTCATATACGGTTACTACTAATAATGGAACCTGTACAAGTGCTCAATCTGCGTCGTTATCGGTAACGGTAAACCCGACACCATCGGCACCGACGGTTGCAGCACAGACTTTCTGTTCATCAGAAAACAAAACGATTGCAGATTTGGCTTCCCTTGGAGCATCTTATAAATGGTATTCGGCCTCAACAGGTGGTTCTGCCCTTGCAGGTACTACGGTTTTGGCGACAGGAACCTATTATGTAAGCCAGACCTCAAGCGGATGTGAGAGTACAAGAGCATCGGTATCGGTAACGGTAAATGCTACACCATCGGCACCGACGGTTGCAGCACAGACTTTCTGTTCATCAGAAAACAAAACGATTGCAGATTTGGCTTCCCTTGGAGCATCTTATAAATGGTATTCGGCCTCAACAGGTGGCTCTGCCCTTGCAGGTACTACGGTTTTGGCGACAGGAACCTATTATGTAAGCCAGACCTCAAGCGGATGTGAGAGTACAAGAGCATCGGTATCGGTAACGGTAAATGCTACACCATCGGCACCGACGGTTGCAGCACAGACTTTCTGTTCATCAGAAAACAAAACGATTGCAGATTTGGCTTCCCTTGGAGCATCTTATAAATGGTATTCGGCCTCAACAGGTGGCTCTGCCCTTGCAGGTACTACGGTTTTGGCGACAGGAACCTATTATGTAAGCCAGATCTCAAGCGGATGTGAGAGTACAAGAGCATCGGTATCGGTAACGGTAAATGCTACACCATCGGCACCGACGGTTGCAGCACAGACTTTCTGTTCATCAGAAAACAAAACGATTGCAGATTTGGCTTCCCTTGGAGCATCTTATAAATGGTATTCGGCCTCAACAGGTGGTTCTGCCCTTGCAGGTACTACGGTTTTGGCGACAGGAACCTATTATGTAAGCCAGACCTCAAGCGGATGTGAGAGTACAAGAGCATCGGTATCGGTAACGGTAAATGCTACACCATCGGCACCGACGGTTGCAGCACAGACTTTCTGTTCATCAGAAAACAAAACGATTGCAGATTTGGCTTCCCTTGGAGCATCTTATAAATGGTATTCGGCCTCAACAGGTGGTTCTGCCCTTGCAGGTACTACGGTTTTGGCGACAGGAACCTATTATGTAAGCCAGACCTCAAGCGGATGTGAGAGTACAAGAGCATCGGTATCGGTAACGGTAAATGCTACACCATCGGCACCGACGGTTGCAGCACAGACTTTCTGTTCATCAGAAAACAAAACGATTGCAGATTTGGCTTCCCTTGGAGCATCTTATAAATGGTATTCGGCTTCAACAGGTGGTTCTGCCCTTGCAGGTACTACGGTTTTGGCAACAGGAACCTATTACGTAAGCCAGAGTTCAAACGGATGTGAGAGTACAAGAGCATCGGTATCGGTAACAATAACAACAAATCCGGTAAAACCTATATTAGGTTCTATAAATCAGCCTACTTGTAGTATATTTACAGGAAACTTTACAATTACAAATTATAATTCTTCTTATACTTATACAATAAGTCCAAATGGAGCAACACTAAATAAGGCTACAGGGGTTGTTACTGCAACAAAAGGAATTTATAAAGTAACAGCAACTTTAAATAGTTGTGCTTCTGAGATTTCTGATGAAGTTGGAATTAATTCAATTCTATGTGCCAATGCAGATCCATTCGGAACCAAAACATCAGGCGCGACAACGGTAACTGTTGGAAACGTAAAAACAAATGATACCTTAAACGGAGTTGCCGTTACAGCGGACAACACTACGGTAACGCCAAAAACAGACGGTGTACTGAGTGTGGATGCAGCGGGAGTGGTTACTCTTGCAGCCAATGCACCAAGTGGAAGCTACAGCATTGTTTATGAAATCTGTGAGCTAAATACAACCAATTGTAAAACGGCTACGGCTACCGTTGATGTTGTAAACGGACTGGTTGCCAATGCAGATCCATTCGGAACCAAAACATCAGGCGCGACAGCAGTAACTGTTGGAAACGTAAAAACAAATGATACCTTAAACGGAGTTGCCGTTACAGCGGACAACACTACGGTAACGCCAAAAACAGACGGTGTACTGAGTGTGGATGCAGCGGGAGTAGTTACTCTTGCAGCCAATGCACCAAGCGGAAGCTACAGCATTGAATACACAATCTGTGAACTGAACACAACCAATTGTAAAACGGCTACGGCTACCGTTGATGTTGTAAACGGACTGGTTGCCAATGCAGATCCATTCGGAACCAAAACATCAGGCGCGACAGCAGTAACTGTTGGAAACGTAAAAACAAATGATACCTTAAACGGAGTTGCCGTTACAGCAGACAACACTACGGTAACGCCAAAAACAGACGGTGTACTGAGTGTGGATGCAGCGGGAGTGGTTACTCTTGCGGCCAATGCACCAAGCGGAAGCTACAGTATTGTTTATCAAATCTGCGAACTGAATACAACCAACTGCAAAACAGCTACGGCTACCGTTGATGTTGCAAACACATTGGTTGCCAATGCAGATCCATTCGGAACCAAAACATCAGGCGCGACAGCAGTAACTGTTGGAAACGTAAAAACAAATGATACCTTAAACGGAGTTGCCGTTACAGCGGACAACACTACGGTAACGCCAAAAACAGACGGTGTACTGAGTGTGGATGCAGCGGGAGTGGTTACTCTTGCAGCCAATGCACCAAGTGGAAGCTACAGCATTGTTTATGAAATCTGTGAGCTAAATACAACCAATTTTAAAACGGCTACGGCTACCGTTGATGTTGTAAACGGACTGGTTGCCAATGCAGATCCATTCGGAACCAAAACATCAGGCGCGACAACGGTAACTGTTGGAAACGTAAAAACAAATGATACCTTAAACGGAGTTGCCGTTACAGCGGACAACACTACGGTAACGCCAAAAACAGACGGCGTACTGAGTGTGGATGCAGCGGGAGTAGTTACTCTTGCAGCCAATGCACCAAGCGGAAGCTACAGCATTGAATACACAATCTGTGAACTGAACACAACCAATTGTAAAACGGCTACCGCCACAGTTGATGTCGTAAACGGACTGGTTGCCAATGCAGATCCATTCGGAACCAAAACATCAGGCGCGACAGCAGTAACTGTTGGAAACGTAAAAACAAATGATACCTTAAACGGAGTTGCCGTTACAGCAGACAACACTACGGTAACGCCAAAAACAGACGGTGTACTGAGTGTGGATGCAGCGGGAGTGGTTACTCTTGCAGCCAATGCACCAAGTGGAAGCTACAGCATTGTTTATGAAATCTGTGAGCTAAATACAACCAATTGTAAAACGGCTACGGCTACCGTTGATGTTGTAAACGGACTGGTTGCCAATGCAGATCCATTCGGAAACAAAACATCAGGCGCAGCAGCAGTAACTGTTGGAAACGTAAAAACAAATGATACCTTAAACGAAGTTGCCGTTACAGCGGACAACACTACGGTAACGCCAAAAACAGACGGCGTACTGAGTGTGGATGCAGCGGGAGTAGTTACTCTTGCAGCCAATGCACCAAGCGGAAGCTACAGCATTGAATACACAATCTGTGAACTGAACACAACCAATTGTAAAACGGCTACCGCCACAGTTGATGTCGTAAACGGACTGGTTGCCAATGCAGATCCATTCGGAACCAAAACATCAGGCGCGACAGCAGTAACTGTTGGAAACGTAAAAACAAATGATACCTTAAACGGAGTTGCCGTTACGGCGGACAACACTACGGTAACACCAAAAACAGACGGCGTACTGAGTGTGGATGCAGCGGGAGTGGTTACTCTTGCAGCCAATGCACCAAGCGGAAGCTACAGTATTGTTTATGAAATCTGCGAACTGAATACAACGAATTGTAAAACAGCAACAGCTACCGTTGATGTTGTAAACGGACTGGTTGCCAATGCAGATCCATTCGGAACCAAAACATCAGGCGCGACAGCAGTAACTGTTGGAAACGTAAAAACAAATGATACCTTAAACGGAGTTGCCGTTACAGCGGACAACACTACGGTAACGCCAAAAACAGACGGTGTACTGAGTGTGGATGCAGCGGGAGTGGTTACTCTTGTGGCCAATGCACCAAGCGGAAGCTACAGTATTGTTTATCAAATCTGCGAACTGAATGCAACCAACTGCAAAACAGCTACGGCTACCGTTGATGTTGCAAACACATTGGTTGCCAATGCAGATCCATTCGGAACCAAAACATCAGGCGCGACAGCAGTAACTGTTGGAAACGTAAAAACAAATGATACCTTAAACGGAGTTGCCGTTACAGCAGACAACACTACGGTAACGCCAAAAACAGACGGTGTACTGAGTGTGGATGCAGCGGGAGTGGTTACTCTTGCAGCCAATGCACCAAGTGGAAGCTACAGCATTGTTTATGAAATCTGCGAACTGAATACAACGAATTGTAAAACAGCAACAGCTACAGTTGATGTTGTGAATGAAATAAAAGCGGTTAAAGAAACAACGACTGCTATTAATGGAAGTATAGGTGGAACAACTATAGCATTAACGACGAATGATACTTTAAATGAAAATCCAGTTAGTATAGGAAGTAATTCTGGACAAGTAAGCATTAGTATTGTTGGTACATTACCAACAGGATTAACCTTAAATGCTAATGGAACAATCACAGTTGCTCCAAATACACCTGCAGCAAATTATAATGTGGAATATACTATTTGTGAAGTTGGTGCTAATCCAGTAAACTGTTCTTCAGTAATTTCAGTTATACCAGTTACAGCAGGAGATTTAGTGGCCAATCCGGATACCGTAGCATCAGTTACAGGATCAAATATTCCGCAAACATTAGGAGTAAACGTTCTGGATAATGATACTAAAAACGGAGTAAAATTAAATCCTGCAGATGTAATATTGACAGAATCAACACCGGATCCAAAAGGATATTTGGTATTGAACCCTGACGGAACAGTAACTCTTGGAGCTAACGCACCGGCAGGAGATTATGAACTGACTTATACCATCTGTGAAAAACTGAATACAGACAACTGTAAATCAAATACAGTTACTGTGACAGTGAAAGCGCCGACTATCGATGCCGTTACAGAAACAACAGTATCGATCAACGGAAATACAGGAGGAACAACAGCTTCATTAACAACAAACGATACCCTTGACGGAAAATCATTTGTTGTAGGAACTAATCCTGGAGAAGTAACTATCAGTATTGTTGGCACATTACCAACAGGATTGACATTGAATGCGAACGGAACAATCACGGTTGCTCCAAATACTCCAAAAGGAAATTACAATGTAGAATACAGAATCTGCGACAACAACAATTCAGGAAACTGTGATACGGTGACTTCAGTTGTACCGGTTACAGCAGGAGATTTAGTGGCCAACCCGGATACAGTAGCATCAGTAACAGGATCAAATACTCCACAAACATTAGGAGTAAATGTTCTGGACAATGATACTAAAAACGGAGTAAAACTAAATCCTGCAGATGTAATATTGACAGAATCAACACCGGATCCAAAAGGATATTTGGTATTGAATCCTGACGGAACAGTAACTCTTGGAGCTAACGCACCGGCAGGGGATTACGAACTAACTTATACCATCTGCGAAAAACTGAATACAGACAACTGTAAATCAAATACTGTTAAGGTAACAGTGAAAGCGCCTGTTATTGATGCAGTTGGAGAAACATTGAGTCCATCTATTAATGGAAGCATTGGAGGAACAACTGCAGACTCTGTAATTGGAAACGATACATTAAACGGAAGTCCTGTTGTTATTGGAACACTTGCTGGTCAGGTAAAACTAACAGCAGTAAATGTTCCGGCGGGATTAACATTAAATGCAGACGGAACTGTAACTGTAGCTGAGAATACGCCATCAGGAGTTTACGATGTAGCATACCGAATTTGTGAGATTACGAATCCTTCAAACTGTGATGACGCAATTTCAAAAGTGGCAGTAAATAATGGAGTATTGGTTGCAAACTCAGATGATATACCTTCTGTTACACCGTCAAATACAGGAAAGAATTTAGGAGTTAATATTTTTACAAATGATACTAAAAATGGTCAGCCTTTAAGTCCTTCAGATGTAACATTGACAGTTTCAAAACCAGATTCAAAAGGATACTTAACAGTTGATTCTGACGGAAACGTTACTTTAGGAGCAAATGCACCAGTAGGAGATTACGAACTTACTTATACAATTTGTGAGAAGTTAAATCCTGACAACTGCAGTTCAAACACAGTAAGAGTAACAGTAAATACTCTAATAATTGATGCAGTAGGAGAAACTTTAACACCTTCTATCATTGGAAGTATTGGAGGAACAACTACAAGTTCAGTGATTGAAAATGATACATTGAACGGAAGTCCTGCTGTAATCGGTACATTAGATGGTCAGGTAAAATTAACACCAATAAATGTTCCGGCAGGATTAACATTAAATGCAAACGGAACAGTAACTGTAGCGGTTAACACGCCTTCAGGAATTTACAATGTAGAATACAGTATTTGCGAAAATACAAATCCTTCAAACTGTGATACTGCGATTTCAAAAGTGGCAGTTAATAATGGAACATTGATAGCAAATGCAGATACTATTCCATCTGTTAAAGTATCTAATACGACACAGAATTTAGGAGTTAACATTTTTACAAATGATACTAAAAACGGTACTGCGTTAAATCCATCAGATGTAAATCTGACAATATCAATGCCGGATCCAAAAGGATATTTAACAGTTAATCCAGACGGTACAGTTAGTTTAGGAGCAAACGCCCCGGCTGGTGACTACGAATTGACTTATACAATCTGTGAGAAATTGAATTCAGATAACTGTAGTTCAAATACAGTTAGAATTACGGTAGAAAGTAATCTTGTGGCTAATTTAGATTCAGTGCCATCAGCAGTTGGTATTAATACGCCTCAAACACTAATTAATGTTTTTGCAAATGATACTAAAGATGGAAATGCTTTAGTACCATCAGATGTAATTCTAACAACAACTGTTCCTGATTCAAAAGGTTATTTAACACTGGATGCAAATGGAAATGCAATATTAGCTCCGAATGCACCGGCAGGAGATTATGAATTAACATACTCAATTTGCGATAAGTTAAATACCTCAAATTGCAGCACAAATGTTGTAAAAGTGACGGTTAAAGCACCAATATTGAATACAATCATTGCAAATAATGATGAAGATGGGCCAATTGACGTGAAAAAAGGAATGAATGCAACAATTAACATTTTTGCAAACGACCTTTTAAACGGAGTGAGACCAAATGCATCAGATGTTGTTTTAACAACTGTAGTAACGAATCCAAATGTAACACTAAACGCAGACGGAACGGTGAGCATTGCTCCAAATACACCAAATGGAGTTTACAACGTAACATATCAAATCTGTGAAGCTGCAAATACCTCAAACTGTAGTCAGTCGGCATTAGTTAAAGTTACGGTAGTTAACAGTGTGGATCCTACTAATCCGGAACCTCCAGCACCAAATAAGATCACTTTAGTTGATGATACTAATATTAGTGTTGACGGAATTAATGGAGACTTAGAGTTTGTAAATGTTTTAGCAAATGACCTGATAAACGGACAGCCAATTAATCCGGCAGATGTTATCGTGAAGCCTTTAACAACTGACAACTATTTTGAGTGGAATGCGGATGGAACTGTAAGTGTAAAACCAAACACACTTGGAAAAACGTATACAATAACGTATCAGGTTTGCGAAAAAGCAGATCCATCAAATTGTTCAACAGCTGTACTGACTGTTTTTGTTGAAGTACCAGCAATTGCAGTTATTAAAACAGCAACATTAAATGACGAAAACAAGGACGGTTTTGCAAATGCAGGTGAAACAATTACGTACAAATTTACAGTAACCAATACAGGAAATGTGCCGCTTACAGGAATTACAATAAACGATCCATTGCCAGGCGTAGTAGTTTCAGGACAAGCAATTGATTTAGCTGTAAATGCTTCAAACGAAACTAATTTCATTGCAGTTTATAAAATAACTCAGGATGATATTAACAAAAAGTCTGTGACTAATCAGGCAATTGCAAAAGGAAGCAGTGTAAGAGGAGTTGTTGTAGAAGATAAGTCAGATGATTCAACTAACAGCGGAGATAATCCAACTGTAATCAATTTAGACGGATGTACAATTGAAGTATTAAAAGCTTTCTCTCCAAATGGAGATGGTAAAAACGAGAGATTCTACATTAGAGGAATTGAATGTTATCCGGATAATACAGTTGAGATTTACAACCGTTGGGGAGTTCTGGTTTTCAGTATAGATCAGTATAATAATAATGATAAAGCGTTTAGAGGATATTCTAATGGACGTTCGACTATCAAACAAACAGAAGGTCTGCCAGTGGGTACCTATTTCTATATTTTGAAATACAAAGACAATGCTAACGCTCCACAACAGAAATCAGGGTACTTGTACATTAATAAATAA